In Silene latifolia isolate original U9 population chromosome X, ASM4854445v1, whole genome shotgun sequence, the following proteins share a genomic window:
- the LOC141620536 gene encoding uncharacterized protein LOC141620536: MAHTWMFNAKRGDPEYDAGLAEFYSFVRENVTNTSSMACPCDMCLNMSYMSLSDVKIHLQKRNFNPKYRRWTFHGESRIIKGGIGEGVNLQFSEMEKETCVNLIEKDSNSLEDPDLGMNSESIDESDDNSENIWGDFFGDNEEEQNSFINVDEDIIDDDEDLNENDLEDISIVLDKLKDTEMPLYKSCKKYTKLASIVKLYNLKAKNGWSDKSFNDLLELVKDMLPEDNVLPNRTYEAKKILRGIGMKYEKIHACPNDCILYRKEYETCTHCPVCKEWRYKKKEGIPAKVLWYFPIIPRLIRLFANKEDAKLLTWHKTAKANDGKLRHPTDGLEWKYIDSKYPEFGKEPRNLRLALSTDGMNPYGNLSSSQDRTWHVLLAIYNLPPFLCMKRKYLMLSLLISGPKEPGNDIDVYLAPLLDDLKLLWDKGIEVFDAYQNSVFNLKAMLLCTISDFPAYGNLCGHTVHGKEACPLCSEDVDSCYLTFSRKQAYLGYRRFLEDDHSYRRQQKAFNGKPEHRPPPKILTGNEVYEKVKDIQITYGKKGSKLASRGYKKMSPLFEQLPYWRDLSIRHCLDVMHI, encoded by the coding sequence ATGGCTCATACTTGGATGTTTAATGCGAAAAGAGGTGACCCAGAATATGATGCCGGGCTAGCTGAATTTTATTCATTTGTTAGAGAGAATGTGACAAACACATCTAGTATGGCCTGCCCTTGTGATATGTGTCTTAATATGAGTTATATGAGCTTGTCAGATGTAAAAATTCATTTACAAAAGAGAAATTTTAATCCAAAATATAGACGCTGGACTTTTCACGGAGAATCTAGAATCATAAAAGGAGGAATTGGAGAAGGTGTTAATCTCCAATTTAGTGAGATGGAGAAAGAAACATGTGTCAATCTAATTGAAAAGGATTCTAACTCACTGGAAGATCCGGATTTGGGTATGAATTCGGAGTCGATTGATGAGTCTGATGATAACTCTGAAAATATATGGGGAGATTTTTTTGGAGACAATGAGGAAGAACAGAACTCGTTTATAAATGTTGATGAAGACATTATAGATGATGATGAAGACCTTAATGAAAATGATTTGGAGGACATAAGTATTGTATTAGATAAGTTGAAAGATACTGAGATGCCGTTGTATAAGAGTTGTAAGAAATACACAAAATTGGCGTCAATTGTTAAGCTATATAATTTGAAAGCAAAAAATGGGTGGAGCGACAAGAGTTTTAATGACCTCCTAGAATTGGTGAAAGACATGCTTCCCGAAGATAATGTTCTTCCCAATCGCAcctatgaggcaaagaagatacTTCGAGGAATTGGTATGAAATATGAAAAGATTCATGCATGTCCTAACGATTGTATATTGTATCGCAAAGAATATGAGACATGCACGCACTGTCCAGTTTGTAAAGAGTGGCGGTATAAAAAGAAGGAGGGGATCCCAGCAAAAGTTTTGTGGTACTTTCCAATAATTCCAAGGTTGATACGCCTTTTTGCGAATAAGGAAGATGCGAAGCTATTGACATGGCATAAAACTGCCAAAGCTAATGATGGGAAGTTGAGACACCCGACTGATGGGTTAGAGTGGAAGTACATTGATTCTAAGTACCCAGAGTTTGGCAAAGAACCGAGAAATCTCCGTCTTGCATTATCAACCGACGGGATGAATCCTTATGGAAATTTGAGTAGTAGTCAAGATCGTACTTGGCATGTACTTTTAGCTATTTACAACTTACCTCCATTTTTATGCATGAAACGCAAATACTTGATGTTGTCCTTGTTGATTTCTGGGCCTAAAGAACCTGGTAACGATATAGATGTTTATTTGGCTCCTCTTCTTGATGATTTGAAATTATTATGGGATAAAGGGATAGAAGTTTTTGACGCCTATCAGAATAGCGTATTCAATTTAAAAGCAATGTTATTGTGCACTATATCTGACTTTCCTGCATATGGCAATCTCTGCGGGCATACGGTACATGGGAAAGAGGCGTGCCCTTTGTGTAGTGAAGATGTAGATTCTTGCTATTTGACATTTTCTCGGAAGCAGGCCTACTTAGGATATCGTAGATTTTTAGAAGATGATCATTCTTATCGTAGGCAACAAAAAGCGTTCAATGGAAAACCCGAACATCGTCCACCTCCTAAGATATTAACGGGGAATGAAGTATATGAAAAGGTAAAAGATATTCAGATTACATATGGGAAGAAAGGTTCCAAATTGGCGTCTCGTGGTTATAAGAAGATGAGTCCTCTTTTTGAACAACTTCCTTATTGGCGTGACCTCTCTATAAGACACTGCTTAGATGTTATGCATATTTAG